Proteins encoded in a region of the Hippocampus zosterae strain Florida chromosome 11, ASM2543408v3, whole genome shotgun sequence genome:
- the LOC127610367 gene encoding delta-1-pyrroline-5-carboxylate synthase-like encodes MFARLHLCSHLPPRIRQVKVNPASLRAFSQAKFSHPRSHGKSFAHRSELKQAKRIVVKLGSAVVTRGDECGLALGRLASIVEQVAMLQNQGREMMIVTSGAVAFGKQRLRHEILLSQSVRQALHSGQNQLKEMAIPVLEARACAAAGQSGLMALYEAMFTQYSICTAQILVTNLDFHDEQKRRNLNSTLLELLRMNIVPIINTNDAVVPPPVPSSDLQGVNVISIKDNDSLAARLAVEMKVDLLIALSDVQGLYDSPPGTDDAKLIDIFYPGDQQSVTYGTKSRVGIGGMEAKVKAALWALQGGSSVVIANGTDPKVTGHVITDIVEGKKVGTFFSEVKPAGPTVEQQTEMARHAGRTLASLLPEQRGEIICSLAELLTEKKDEILSANKRDMEMATSSGRFSQALIDRLSLSTAKLNSLAIGLRQLAISSRNSVGRVLRRTRIANNLELEQITVPIGVLLVIFESRPDCLPQVSALAIASGNALLLKGGKEASNTNRILHQLTQEALSIHGVADAIQLVSTREEVEDLCRLNKIIDLIIPRGSSQLVRDIQRAAKGIPVLGHSEGVCHVYIDSEASIDKAVDIVRDSKCDYPAACNAMETLLIHRDLLRTPIFDQIIDMLRTEHVKIHAGPRFASFLTFSPSEVKSLRTEYGDLECCIEVVDSMQDAVEHIHKYGSSHTDVIVTENEETAEQFLQQVDSACVFFNSSSRFADGYRFGLGAEVGISTARIHARGPVGLEGLLTTKWVLRGEGHSVADFSEQGSMKYLHENLPVPQGSFN; translated from the exons ATGTTTGCCAGACTGCACTTGTGCTCTCACTTGCCACCCAGAATTCGGCAAGTGAAAGTCAATCCTGCCTCTCTCAGAGCATTTTCTCAAGCCAAGT TCTCGCACCCTCGCTCCCATGGCAAGTCTTTTGCCCATCGCAGTGAGTTGAAGCAAGCCAAACGCATTGTGGTCAAACTAGGGAGTGCTGTGGTGACGCGAGGAGATGAGTGCGGCCTGGCATTGGGACGGCTGGCCTCCATTGTTGAGCAG GTGGCCATGCTGCAGAATCAAGGGAGGGAGATGATGATTGTCACTAGTGGTGCTGTGGCATTTGGGAAGCAGAGATTAAGACATGAAATCCTGCTCTCTCAAAGTGTCAGACAAGCTTTACATTCAGGCCAGAACCAGCTGAAGGAAATG gcaatTCCAGTTTTGGAGGCAAGAGCTTGTGCAGCTGCTGGACAGAGCGGTCTTATGGCGTTGTATGAAGCCATGTTTACTCAGTATAGCATCTGCACCGCACAA ATTTTAGTCACAAACTTGGATTTTCATGACGAACAGAAGCGGCGCAACCTAAACAGCACTCTTCTTGAACTTCTGCGGATGAATATTGTCCCCATCATTAACACCAATGATGCTGTCGTTCCCCCTCCGGTTCCCAGCAGTGACCTACAGGGAGTAAAT GTAATAAGCATCAAAGATAATGACAGCTTAGCTGCCCGTCTGGCTGTTGAAATGAAAGTGGACCTCTTGATTGCCCTCTCGGATGTTCAAG GCCTATATGACAGTCCACCTGGGACAGATGATGCTAAACTCATTGATATCTTCTATCCTGGAGACCAACAATCAGTCACTTATGGAACCAAATCTAGAGTTGGCATTGGTGGCATGGAAGCCAAG GTCAAAGCAGCCTTGTGGGCACTACAAGGTGGGTCATCTGTGGTCATTGCCAACGGCACGGACCCCAAAGTCACAGGCCATGTCATCACTGACATTGTGGAGGGGAAGAAAGTCGGCACCTTCTTCTCTGAAGTAAAACCAGCAG GTCCCACTGTGGAGCAACAGACCGAGATGGCTCGTCATGCTGGAAGAACTTTGGCTTCACTGCTGCCGGAGCAG AGAGGAGAAATCATCTGCAGTCTTGCCGAGTTGCTTACAGAGAAGAAGGATGAGATTCTCAGTGCTAACAAGAGAGACATGGAGATGGCAACATCGTCAG GCCGTTTCTCCCAGGCTCTGATCGACCGGTTGAGTCTGTCAACAGCTAAACTTAACAGCCTCGCCATCGGCCTGCGTCAACTGGCCATCTCATCAAGGAATAGTGTGGGGCGGGTGCTGCGGAGGACCAGGATTGCAAACAACTTGGAGTTGGAGCAGATTACTGTCCCCATTGGTGTCCTGCTGGTTATCTTTGAGTCACGTCCTGACTGTCTCCCACAA GTTTCAGCTTTGGCTATTGCAAGTGGAAATGCTTTGCTGCTGAAGGGAGGCAAGGAAGCTTCCAACACCAACAGAATTCTGCATCAGCTCACGCAAGAAGCACTTTCCATTCATGGAGTGGCAGATGCTATTCAACTG GTTAGCACACGAGAAGAAGTTGAAGATTTATGCAGACTGAATAAGATCATTGACCTGATCATTCCGAGAGGTTCGTCCCAATTGGTACGAGACATCCAGAGAGCAGCAAAGGGTATTCCTGTACTTGGCCACAGCGAAGGTGTCTGTCATGTCTACATTGACAGTGAAGCAAGCATTGATAAAGCTGTTGACATTG TCCGAGACTCTAAATGTGACTACCCTGCGGCCTGCAACGCCATGGAAACCCTCCTCATCCATAGAGACTTGTTGCGAACTCCAATATTTGACCAGATCATCGATATGCTCAGGACAGAACAT GTAAAGATACACGCTGGTCCCCGGTTTGCATCATTTTTAACGTTCAGCCCATCTGAGGTGAAGTCCCTGCGGACGGAGTACGGGGATCTAGAGTGCTGTATCGAAGTGGTGGACAGTATGCAGGATGCTGTGGAGCATATTCATAAATACGGCAGCTCCCACACCGATGTCATTGtgacagaaaatgaagaaacagCTGAACAGTTCCTACAACAAGTGGATAGTGCATGCGTATTTTTCAACTCAAGCTCTCGCTTTGCTGATGGCTACCGCTTTGGTCTAG GTGCTGAGGTGGGGATTAGCACAGCACGCATCCATGCCAGAGGTCCAGTGGGTTTAGAGGGGCTACTGACCACCAAATGGGTCCTTCGAGGAGAAGGACATTCTGTGGCCGACTTCTCTGAGCAAGGAAGTATGAAATACCTTCATGAAAACCTCCCTGTTCCCCAGGGGAGCTTCAACTAG
- the LOC127610798 gene encoding E3 ubiquitin/ISG15 ligase TRIM25-like — protein MGTVEETLKCPACQDFFTDPVKLPCRHDFCLTCIQAVCEDGPFFCPECQILLPSNITLEIDASLQSKVNDFIIKSLTSSPRTETKSSSVILCDHCIAAPSEAIRTCLTCDASLCQAHALLHQQRSVLREHTVVEVTQDLLSLKCKEHRDELKFFCLEERVPVCCLCVLVGAHKNHKAARLHEACTDLKVIK, from the coding sequence ATGGGGACTGTTGAAGAAACTCTGAAGTGTCCTGCCTGCCAGGATTTTTTCACAGATCCTGTCAAACTCCCATGCagacatgatttttgtctgaCCTGCATCCAGGCTGTCTGTGAAGATGGTCCTTTTTTCTGCCCAGAGTGTCAGATCCTGCTACCATCCAACATCACCCTGGAGATAGATGCAAGCCTACAAAGCAAAGTGAATGATTTCATTATTAAATCATTGACGTCGTCGCCACGGACAGAAACCAAATCTTCATCAGTAATCCTCTGCGACCACTGTATTGCGGCGCCATCAGAAGCTATTCGGACCTGCCTGACCTGTGACGCCTCTTTGTGCCAGGCCCATGCATTGTTGCACCAGCAAAGGTCTGTACTGAGGGAGCACACCGTGGTGGAGGTGACACAGGATCTGCTGTCTTTAAAATGCAAGGAGCACCGTGATGAGCTGAAGTTCTTTTGCTTGGAGGAGAGAGTCCCTGTTTGCTGTCTGTGTGTCCTGGTTGGTGCACACAAGAATCACAAAGCAGCCCGACTACATGAAGCCTGCACAGACTTAAAGGTCATTAAATAA